From Vigna unguiculata cultivar IT97K-499-35 chromosome 5, ASM411807v1, whole genome shotgun sequence, the proteins below share one genomic window:
- the LOC114184146 gene encoding defensin-like protein produces the protein MEKKSIAGLCFLFLVLFVAQEVVVQSEAKTCENLADTYRGPCFTTGSCDDHCKNKEHLLSGRCRDDVRCWCTRNC, from the exons ATGGAGAAGAAATCAATCGCTGGATTATGCTTCCTCTTCCTTGTTCTCTTTGTTGCTC AAGAAGTTGTGGTGCAGAGTGAGGCAAAGACTTGCGAGAACCTGGCGGATACATACAGGGGTCCGTGCTTCACCACTGGGAGCTGCGATGATCACTGCAAGAACAAAGAACACTTGCTGAGTGGCAGGTGCAGGGATGATGTCCGGTGTTGGTGCACCAGAAACTGTTAA